Part of the Microcoleus sp. AS-A8 genome, ACTTTTGCGAGTGTTTCCTAGTTTTAGCCGCTTTTTGGTCAAAGTCAGAAAAAAGTTCCTGAAGCCTTTGAGTATAAGGCAATAACAGTGGTATCTGAGTGGGTTCCAAGCGAGCCATGATTTCATTGACAAGAAAGCGTAACATTTGCCTCACCAACTCACCTGTCACGCCGATGTTAGGAAAAACCATGACACACAAAGGCAGTAATTCCTGTTCTATCGGTGCCATCTTCTTCTCTAGAAAACATAGCCAGAGGTAGAGTTGAAACATCTCCAAGTCTCGGATAGCCGAACTCATGACTCCTGGTTCGTTTAAATTTCCCCGACGAGTGCGATGCTCACAGTAAACTTGAGCCATCCGAGCATAGACGAGATGAGCAATTTCTTGGGTAACAGGTAAGAGTTGCTCAACAACTTTAATGATAGGTAAATTAGGAGGATACTGAGCCGCCGTATTGCAGACTCGTTGCCAGGGAATACACACTTGCTCTTCTACAAACTTGAAGTAGGGAGTCAGCAACACTTGTTCGCAGGGGGTAAGCTTCTCTAACAGTAAGTTACTGCTGAAGTGAAAGTGCGTACTGATGAAGCCAATGGTACGCGGATCGGGAGCTTGGTTTAATCGCTCGCGCAGATGCCATAATACAGGTTCCAGTCCCGTGACTAGCTGTTCTAGCATCGGCTCTGCCCACTCTTTATAGAGAGCGATTGAACAATTCACTGTCCCAATCGAGGAAGTTGCCGTTATTGCTGTTGGTCTTGCTAGCAACGAGGATAGGGAAGGCGATTGCTGCAAGTAAATGGATAGGGCTTTCTTATAAATGTGTGCAACATAGGGCGATAGTTGCCTTGCTTGTGCCAAATTTACTATGTTCGGAATGTAAGTAAACAGAGGGCTTGTCCGCATCCCTGCCGACTCGAAGTTATTATGGAGAAAACGCTCTAGCTTAGCAACTGTTTTTGCTCTCCCTGAAGGAGAAGCCACTTCAGCTAACTCAGAGACAGTGGACGGATTTGTCTCTAAACGCAGCATGGACAAGTTCGGTACGTAACGCTTTGCCCACAACTGTACTAGGCGATCGCCCGATTGAGATGACGACTGTTCGAGAACCGATACATGGGAACTGAATTGGTATTTCATTAAAGAAAAAAATTGAAGGTGAAATATTTGTCGGTGTGGAGTATTTCAGTTGTTGCATACTTTGCCATAGGCATTCTCTGCCTGAACTTGCACACTGAAAAGCGCAGGCATCCGTATTGGCAGTCAAAAAAAGTCTTGCTAAATCTAAAGTCAAGTCAGCACCCTAGCCAACGGCTTGACCCTAGGGAAGATCAACATCACCCTGGTAAAAAAGGTTTCTGGGTTTGGTCAGTAGCAAGTGGTTTGCATAATCTGTGTGGAGATGCCAGAACCTAGCCCTGACCTTTTTCAAGCTAAGGTTATTGAATGCGTAAAGCGACTGAAGCTGGAAGATGCGATTGTAACACTTGATGTCTTTAGTATACAGTATCCACTCCGAAAAGCAAACTTTTGTTAACTATCTTAACGTTTTTTACCGTAATATTATCTTTTGGCTTTTACCTTAGCCTTCGGGCAATCTGCAAACTCTAAAGTAATATCCGAGCAGACGTTTTAAGCCAATTCAACAATATTCTTTCTCATTGGTTAGAGAATAGACCTGTTGCCAAATTCGATAACGGGTTATGCTCACCCTACGATCGATTGCCAGCTCACCATATTTTGATAAAATTACTGACCGAACCTGTCTGTGCAGGGAAGAATCGGCGAGCAATCCTGGTAAAATCTCCCTCCAGGCGGCGATTTAGGAAAGGTAAAGCAAATCCTGAAAATGTGTAAGGAGAGATAATTTGGCTAAGCCGAATGCCTTCCGGTTGCGGAGGTTAATGTTTATCACGCTGCTTGTTATGGCTTTTGGCTTTGTTATTGGCTTAAGCTGGTACTCCCATAAATCCTCTCAGGGAGCATTTAGAGCGAAGAATTCAACGTTACCACCTGCGTCTGTTGTACCACCCCGCCCAGAAATTGCCTCAAATTCAGGAGGTAAAAGCTTACCAACACAGAACCCTGTTGAGACTTCCCTCTTCCCTGCCACTGCCAAACCAAAGGCAATTGATGGGAACCCTCTTGCTCAAAACCTCCCACCAGAGAGTACAACCTCATCGGGTGATGTCCTCAGCCCAGAAAGCCCATCCGGAGAGCAACCTACCATCAGTTTTGGGGTTTCCCCAGAGTTTCAGGCAAAAATCATAAAAAAGATAACACCGTTAAATCAGCAGAAGGTGATCGCACTCACCTTTGATGATGGGCCTTGGCCTAGCAATACATTAAAAATACTGGAAATCCTGAAGAAAAATAACATCAAAGCTACATTCTTTTGGGTGGGACAAGCACTGAAAGAGCATCCACAAATTGCTAAGCAGGTAGTGGCGGAAGGTCATGCCATTGGTAACCATACCTGGAACCATTGGTACCGTCGGCTAGATGCCTCTACGGCTGCCCGCGAACTGGATGACACGGCACAACTGATCTATAAGACGGTAGGGGTAAAAACCTCCCTATTTCGACCACCCGGAGCTGTAATGAATAATGGGGTTGCTGACTACGCCATCCAGCAAAAGAATGCGATCGTTATGTGGTCGAATGACCCAATGGACTATCGCCCACTCCCTGCCCATCAGTTAGTCAATAATGTCATCCGCAAGGCGCATCCCGGAGCAATTGTACTGATGCATGATGGGGGCGGCAACCACCC contains:
- a CDS encoding polysaccharide deacetylase family protein produces the protein MAKPNAFRLRRLMFITLLVMAFGFVIGLSWYSHKSSQGAFRAKNSTLPPASVVPPRPEIASNSGGKSLPTQNPVETSLFPATAKPKAIDGNPLAQNLPPESTTSSGDVLSPESPSGEQPTISFGVSPEFQAKIIKKITPLNQQKVIALTFDDGPWPSNTLKILEILKKNNIKATFFWVGQALKEHPQIAKQVVAEGHAIGNHTWNHWYRRLDASTAARELDDTAQLIYKTVGVKTSLFRPPGAVMNNGVADYAIQQKNAIVMWSNDPMDYRPLPAHQLVNNVIRKAHPGAIVLMHDGGGNHPATVQALPQIITKLTQQGYKFVTIPQLLKMTDPKKSEVIAKKDWSSSFLTQP